One segment of Brassica napus cultivar Da-Ae chromosome C3, Da-Ae, whole genome shotgun sequence DNA contains the following:
- the LOC106388966 gene encoding coatomer subunit zeta-2, with the protein MSGFHGTHDSCPLVKNILLLDSEGKRVAVKYYSDDWPTHAAKLTFEKYVFSKTSKTNARTEAEITLLDSNIIVYKFAQDLHFFVTGGENENELVLSSVLQGFFDAVALLLRNNVEKMDALENLDLIFLCLDEMVDQGVVLETDPNVIAGKVAMQSTEASGSLSEQTLTQALATAREHLARSLLT; encoded by the exons ATGTCAGGCTTTCACGGGACTCAT GATTCATGTCCTTTGGTGAAGAACATTCTTCTTCTAGACTCTGAAGGGAAGCGTGTGGCTGTCAAGTACTACTCCGATGACTGGCCAACTCATGCTGCCAAGTTGACTTTTGAGAAGTATGTCTTCTCCAAAACCTCTAAGACCAATGCTCGCACAGAAG CTGAGATCACACTCTTGGACAGTAATATCATTGTCTACAAGTTCGCTCAGGACCTTCACTTCTTTGTTACTGGAGGCGAAAACGAAAACGAGCTCGTCTTGTCTTCTGTTCTTCAAGGCTTTTTCGACGCTGTTGCGCTTCTTCTGAG GAACAATGTGGAGAAGATGGATGCTCTTGAGAACTTGGATCTCATCTTTCTGTGCCTGGATGAAATGGTCGATCAGGG GGTGGTTCTTGAAACAGATCCTAACGTCATTGCGGGGAAAGTAGCAATGCAGAGCACAGAAGCTAGTGGTTCACTCTCTGAACAG ACATTAACTCAAGCACTGGCAACAGCTCGGGAACATCTGGCAAGAAGTCTGCTTACATGA